One window of the Sciurus carolinensis chromosome 8, mSciCar1.2, whole genome shotgun sequence genome contains the following:
- the Ppia gene encoding peptidyl-prolyl cis-trans isomerase A, translating into MVNPTVFFDIAVDGEPLGRVSFELFADKVPKTAENFRALSTGEKGFGYKGSCFHRIIPGFMCQGGDFTRHNGTGGKSIYGEKFDDENFILKHTGPGILSMANAGPNTNGSQFFICTAKTEWLDGKHVVFGKVKEGMNIVEAMERFGSRNGKTSKKITITDCGQL; encoded by the exons ATGGTCAACCCTACCGTGTTCTTCGACATCGCCGTCGACGGCGAGCCCTTGGGCCGCGTCTCCTTCGAG cTGTTTGCAGACAAAGTTCCAAAGACAGCAG aaaATTTTCGTGCTCTGAGTACTGGAGAGAAAGGATTTGGTTATAAGGGTTCCTGCTTTCACAGAATTATTCCAGGATTTATGTGCCAG GGTGGTGACTTCACACGCCATAATGGCACTGGCGGCAAGTCCATCTATGGGGAGAAGTTTGACGATGAGAACTTCATCCTGAAGCATACAGGCCCTGGCATCTTGTCTATGGCAAATGCTGGGCCAAACACAAACGGTTCTCAGTTTTTCATCTGCACTGCCAAGACTGAGTG GTTGGATGGCAAGCATGTGGTCTTTGGgaaggtgaaagagggcatgaaCATTGTGGAAGCCATGGAGCGCTTTGGGTCCAGGAATGGCAAGACCAGCAAGAAGATCACCATTACCGACTGTGGACAACTCTAA